TTGCAGATCCAAAAGCAACCGCAGTATTCTTACCAATGTGCATACCTGAAGGATTTACCTTATCAAGTTTTGCGCTAAGTGAGATGCGTGTCCCCTTTTTTATATCCATTTTCCAAAAGAAAACAAAATACAACCGCCTCAACTCATAATTGAGCAAAGCGAACTTAGATCTAACAAGCGAGATCATCGGTGTTGGCATATTATCACTCCGAACAATACTTACTGTCGCAATTGTCTCGCGCTCGACTCGCGGAAAGGCCTCCTCGGGGAAGCGACAGACCGGCTTCTGGTCGTCCGGACCCCAACCAGCCTGCTGCGCCGCAATTGCCTCAGGGCCGATAGACAGTACCGTGGCCAAGGCTTCGACCGACTGCGCCGACAGAAAGGCCGAAAGGGGCATGGGACGCCCAGCGTAGCCCTCGATCTCGAGCAGCAGGTTCACTAGTGCCAGCGAGTCCGCGCCGAGGCCAAGAAGATTCTCGGACCAGCCGATGGGCGAGACGCCCAGCACGTGCTCGCAGATCGCCTGCAGCTCCCGCCGCAGCCGGTCACCATCCTGGATCACCCCACCGGCCGGCGCCGTCCCGCGCGATGCCCTGATGGCCGCAGGCGCCCGGAGAACTGGATGCTTGGCAATCTTTTCGAGGCATTCCGGGTTCTGCAGGGCATCACGGTTCCGTACAGGGCGGTGATTCACCGCATCCCGCGCCGCCGCCTCGGACCGCTTGCCGCTAAAGGTGACGGGAAGCGCCGCGACCTGTGCGATGCGCGCCGGCGCGAAGGCGGGAGAGCCGCAGCGCGCAAGCTCCGAGCGGATGTGCTTCGCCAGCATGTCGTCGAGCACCCGGCCTTCGCGCAGCACGATCAGCAGAATCATGCGCGAGCCGCCCGCCTCCTCCTCGGCCTGCTGCTCGACCGCCATTGCCTCGCGGATCTCCTCGATGTTGCCCAGGATCCCGTAAATCTCCGCGGTGCCGATGCGGATGCCGCGCACGTTAAGAACGCCGTCGGAACGACCATGCAGCCGCCAGCCGCCTTGGGGAGTAGCCTCGATCAGATCGCCATGGGTCCAGAAGCCGGGGTTCTGGGCGAAATAGGCGGCATGGAAACGCGCGCCGTCGGCGTCACCATGAAAGCCGAGCGGGCGGGAGGGAAAAGGATTGACGCAGACCAGCTCGCCGATGCCCGCCTCCGGATCGTTGGGCGGCGGCAGCGAGCGGACATCGAGGCCAAGGCTGCGGCATTGTATCTCTCCGCGATGGATGGGCAGGTTCGGATTGCCCAGCACAAAGCAGCCGATAATGTCGGTGCCGCCGGAGATCGACTGCAGCGGCATCGCGGCCTTCACCTCATCGCGGACCCAGTCGTACTGGCGGGGATACAGGATCGAGCCGGTCGAGAGCATAGCTCGCAGGGCAGAAGGAGCGAATACTCTGCACGGGGATAAGCCTGCCTTCTCGCAAAAGTCTAGATAGGCAGGGTTGGTGCCGAACACGGTCACGCGCTCGTCGGCGACGATCCGCCAGAAAGTATCCGGTCCTTCGAGCGGCCCATCGTAGAGGACGATCTCCACGCCGGAGGCGAGCGCGGAGAGCTGCCAGTTCCACATCATCCAGCCGCAGGAGGTCTGGAAGAACAGCTTGTCGCCGGGGGCGAGATCGCAGTGCAGCCGGTGCTCCTTCACATGCTCCAGCAGCGTGCCGCCGGTGCCGTGCTGGATGCATTTCGGCGGCCCTGTGGTGCCGGAGGAGAACATCGTGAACAGGGGCTGATTGAATGGATAACGCAGCCAGCCCGGTCCCTCCTCGTCGCCAACGGCATCGCGGAGCAGATCGGCGAGCCTGTGCAGGGGCACTATCCTCTCGCCGGCGGGAAGAGAACCGTTGTCCAGCGCAACCATCGCGGCGAGGCTCGGTAGACCGGCCGCCGCACCGGCGACACGCTGGGCGACGGGGGCCCCCGAATCCCACGGCTTCGCCCCGAGACACCCGAATAGCACCACGGGATCTAAGGGGGCGAAGCGCGCGAGGATGGCTGGCACGCCCATGTCGGGCGCGCAGCTGGCGAAGGTCGCGCCAACAGCAGCGGTGGCGAGCGCGGCAATGACCACTTCCGCATTGTTGCGTGCGATAGCCGCGACATGGTCGCCACGACGCACACCCAACCGCTGTAACGATGATGCCAGCCCGGCCACCGCGGCGCGCAGTGCGCCGCGCGTGAACCTCTCCCCGCTGCCGCCCCCATGGCAGGCCGTCAGGACGGGTTGGTCTGGACTACCGGCGAGGAGGCACTCGGCGTAGTTAAGACGGAGATCCGGGAAAAAGCGGGCGGTCTCGCAGGCATCGCCGACACAGACCGGCTCGACCGCCCCCTCCCGAGGTAGGTCGCACCACTCCAGGAAGAGGCGCCAAAAGCTGCGGAACTCCTTCACCGAGAAACGGTCCATCGCAGCATGATCGGGCAGGTTCTGCCCCGTCCGAGCCTCGCACCATTGTCTGAAGACGGTCAGCTGCGAATGCGCGACAGCCCAGTCATCGGGACGGTACACCACTTCCTCTCCCCTTCCTCCAGAGGAGCGACCGTTCCTTCCTCCAGAGGAACGACCGTTGCGCAAAACCTCGGTCAGCGGATCGGCAAAAGTTCCTGGCTGGGTGAGTTGGAAAACGTTAGCGTCGGTCATGGCGTAGTCACCAACTTTCGCGCATAGCTCGCCGACCTCTAGCTCACGCTCTCTGTGGGTCGAACGCAACAGCCCCGAAGGACTACTCCCTCCGGTTTCGTCGCTTCAGTATGGCCAATCGTCAGGGATAGCTCTCGAAAGGCGTTGAGTTCGTCCAGGTTTTCGAAGGCCGGCCTGACCTTGCCCCAAATCCGCGCTTCATCCTTGGCTTCTGAAGATCGCGCAACTGCGGAAGTTTGGCCTGCATCGGCTCGGATTGGAGGCACTCGCCGCAAAATCGATGCCGTTGGGAATCAAAGGATGCAGCGCGATCATGGCGCTACTCAGCTGCACCGAGCCACAAACAGCGCTGACGCGACTACTTGATCCGATTACGCGGTCGCGACTGACCGGCCGGCCGATGTCGGCTAGCCCGGAACTTCGCCGCGCTGGATTGGAAACAGTCTGCGGTGGCATAGATGCGATTTGTGCCACGGAGTTCCGCAGCTACTTACCCGACGACATTCTCGTCAAAGTCGATCGGGCGACCATACTCACATCCCTGGAGGTGCGCGCGTCCCTCCTGGATGATCGAATCGTTGAGTTTGCTTTTTGGGCAGTTGCCTGGAAGGTTCAAAGTCGAGAACGACCGAAGAAAGATTATTTTGCGTGCGCTTGCACAGCGCTGGCTACCTCCCGACTTTAATAGTCACCGAAAGCAGGGTTTCTCCCTTTGCACGAATGGTTCCAGGAACCTTGGAAACCGCTCGCGGACGATCTCATCGCGACCAGCTCGCCACTTTTCGACAAACGATTATTGGCGCGCTTTCTGTCAAGACTGCGGTCGACAGAGCGCGGAAGTCACCGTCTATTTCAGCTCATGATGGTCGAGATGTGGCGCCGTGAGTATCGTGTTTCCGTATCATAAGGCCTGCGCTTCGGTTCGAGCTCTGCAACAGGCGTTGTCATCGCCGCTATCACAGCAGACTCGCCGCCAATCGCCCAAAACTTTTAACGCCTTGATTCAATTCGCCGAGGCTCTCAAACCAAGCGGCCGGCGTGCAGATCGCCGAGTTGACGGCGGTCGTCAAGATGCTCGAGCGCACGCTGCACGGCACGCGCTCGAAACGCGACACTGAGCGATGAGCAGATTGCCTTCGTGTTTAACGAGATCGCGACCGGTGCAGCAGCAGTCGAGGCGGAACTGGCGGAAACGGCCGGCACGGAGAAGACGAAGCGAGCGCCGCAGCCGCGCAAGGAGTTCGACGCGCATCTGGAGGTCGAGACTGTCATCGAGCCGGAGGTTACCTGGTTGCGAAGGGTTGGAGAAGGTCCTGATCGGCGAGGACGGGTTGAAGGGCCTGATCGTGACGCCGGCGAAAATCCGCCTGATTGTGACGTGCCGCCCGAAAGGCGGACATAGCCCAAGAGACCGACACTTGATAGACATGACGCGTCGCTAGAGGCCGCAGATCAGGCGGGAGGAGCGGCGCTGACCTGCAGGTCAGCCCTCGCGGGGAGAGCCGGTTTGCGGATCATAAAGATGATGTCGTCGTAATCGGAGCTCAGGCGGCCGAGAGACAGGACCTGAAGCGCTTTCTTGTAGGCTTCCACCAAGTTCTGTCTAAGGCTCTTGTTAGTCAGGGTGCCAGAATACCCATATTCGGCGGCCAAGACCAGTCCGTTCTGTCCGCAGAAGGCCCGAACGCCTTCGCGCGACACCACCTTATCGTAGGTGACGCGGTAGGGGGCGTAGCCTGGCTTGCCGGCGTTCTTCGATCCGCGGATCAGACGATAGAAGAGCACGTGAAACCAGTGCGGCGTCATCCTGGAGGTGAAGCCGAACGCAGAGTAGGGGTCGGGGATCACGATGATGATCAGCCCGCCCGGTTTCACCCATCTGTTGAATTTCTCCAGGACCTGCTGCGCCCCCGACACGTGCTCCA
This region of Bradyrhizobium sp. CCGUVB1N3 genomic DNA includes:
- a CDS encoding asparagine synthase-related protein, with protein sequence MIESLSLLFGQLPGRFKVENDRRKIILRALAQRWLPPDFNSHRKQGFSLCTNGSRNLGNRSRTISSRPARHFSTNDYWRAFCQDCGRQSAEVTVYFSS
- a CDS encoding acetoacetate--CoA ligase yields the protein MTDANVFQLTQPGTFADPLTEVLRNGRSSGGRNGRSSGGRGEEVVYRPDDWAVAHSQLTVFRQWCEARTGQNLPDHAAMDRFSVKEFRSFWRLFLEWCDLPREGAVEPVCVGDACETARFFPDLRLNYAECLLAGSPDQPVLTACHGGGSGERFTRGALRAAVAGLASSLQRLGVRRGDHVAAIARNNAEVVIAALATAAVGATFASCAPDMGVPAILARFAPLDPVVLFGCLGAKPWDSGAPVAQRVAGAAAGLPSLAAMVALDNGSLPAGERIVPLHRLADLLRDAVGDEEGPGWLRYPFNQPLFTMFSSGTTGPPKCIQHGTGGTLLEHVKEHRLHCDLAPGDKLFFQTSCGWMMWNWQLSALASGVEIVLYDGPLEGPDTFWRIVADERVTVFGTNPAYLDFCEKAGLSPCRVFAPSALRAMLSTGSILYPRQYDWVRDEVKAAMPLQSISGGTDIIGCFVLGNPNLPIHRGEIQCRSLGLDVRSLPPPNDPEAGIGELVCVNPFPSRPLGFHGDADGARFHAAYFAQNPGFWTHGDLIEATPQGGWRLHGRSDGVLNVRGIRIGTAEIYGILGNIEEIREAMAVEQQAEEEAGGSRMILLIVLREGRVLDDMLAKHIRSELARCGSPAFAPARIAQVAALPVTFSGKRSEAAARDAVNHRPVRNRDALQNPECLEKIAKHPVLRAPAAIRASRGTAPAGGVIQDGDRLRRELQAICEHVLGVSPIGWSENLLGLGADSLALVNLLLEIEGYAGRPMPLSAFLSAQSVEALATVLSIGPEAIAAQQAGWGPDDQKPVCRFPEEAFPRVERETIATVSIVRSDNMPTPMISLVRSKFALLNYELRRLYFVFFWKMDIKKGTRISLSAKLDKVNPSGMHIGKNTAVAFGSAILAHDFVNGKYKDVFIGDNCLIGAGSVIMPGVQIGNSCIVSPNSVVLQNVPAGSIVMGNPAKIVMKNIITGPWGTRGSIQESSRKKSAAIDGAESIELKFEP
- a CDS encoding asparagine synthase-related protein, with protein sequence MSASPELRRAGLETVCGGIDAICATEFRSYLPDDILVKVDRATILTSLEVRASLLDDRIVEFAFWAVAWKVQSRERPKKDYFACACTALATSRL
- a CDS encoding bifunctional 2-polyprenyl-6-hydroxyphenol methylase/3-demethylubiquinol 3-O-methyltransferase UbiG encodes the protein MKARSRIPLTIGWDHAVQVMSREIRLIKDPDKVLEILEAGCGQKWDLDIGDGGYVLTGIDLDPEALRIRRDETKDLHEAIVGDLRTADFGERTFDVIFNCFVLEHVSGAQQVLEKFNRWVKPGGLIIIVIPDPYSAFGFTSRMTPHWFHVLFYRLIRGSKNAGKPGYAPYRVTYDKVVSREGVRAFCGQNGLVLAAEYGYSGTLTNKSLRQNLVEAYKKALQVLSLGRLSSDYDDIIFMIRKPALPARADLQVSAAPPA